The Candidatus Flexicrinis proximus genomic interval CGCTCGTCGGTGTTCCGGCAGGCGCGCGAAAACACGGCGCGATCCGGTCTGTCGGCGGTGGCGCTGGCACGGCAGGCGGCACTCTTGCTGCTCACCGTGCACGGATTCGAGATCCCGGCTGGTGCCGTCACCCACGATTTCTACCGTCAGGCGCTCAACCTGGATCTGCGCGGCAAACGCGAATACACCGAGATGATCCTCAGCGCAATGGGTGGAGTTAGCAGAGGGCAATTCAGTCATATCAAGCTGCTGCTGAAGCTTTCGGATGATGCGCTAGAGCTGGCTGACCGCCATGGCGTCGAGGAAGGGAAACTGCGCCATCTGCTAGAGATGCCACCTGAATACCATGCTGAGCTAGTGCGCCAGATCGTCGATTTCAATCTGTCTGCAAAACAAGTAAGGGAACTCTGCGAGGACAACGAGATGAACGAAGAAAGTGAACAGGCTTTTGAGAAGTTACCCGCAAGCGCAATCAAGATCGCCAAGCTGACTCAGATTGTGAGTACGTTCACAGCAAATGACATTGCAAGTGCGCTGATCAGGCAGGAGGGCGATGCAGATATCGCGTTTGCCCGGTTGCAGGCGCTGCAACGTATCGTGAGTGATGCGCTCAAGTTTCTGTCGGCGAAGTGAAATATGTCTACACGTGTAGACATATTTGAGGTGAAGACTATGAAACGTACACGCGATCCGCCCTGAACAAATAAAAGGCCCACATGCAAGAAAGCAGGTGGGCGGCAGAACTGAACGCTACATTGAGACCTCGACACTCCCAATGTAGCACAGCCTCCGCCTGCCTGCAAATGACATCCGAATTTGCGCTGCATTTTTACAGTGCGGCCCCAATTCCACATTGCCTACTGCCCTGGAGGATTGAGATGTCCGTCGATCTGGTTATGCTCCATGCCTATTCTCCGCCAGTTGGCGCGATCGCGTCGCGACTGCCGGTTCCCACCACGAATTCGCGCCAAAATCGATTTGGCAGCGCCATGCCGATTGGCGAAGCGACGAAAGCCGCACGCGTCCCGTTCACACGCATCCCCGATGCCGTGCTTCTCGATGAGCATCTGACGCCGATCCAGTTTCGCATCTATGTCGTGATCGCACGCCGCGCCGATCGCGAAAGCGCGTCGGCATTCCCCAGCTACAACACCATCGCACAGGATGCCAACATTAGCCGCAGATCGGCGATCAATGGCGTCAAGGCACTGGTCAAAGCGGGGTATTTGGCCAAGCGTCCGCAGGAAAGCGGGCAGGGCGATGCGACCAGCAACCTGTACACGATCAGCGGTGAGGGTAGTGAAATCTTTGCACTACGTAGTGTTCCGAGCGGAAAGGTAGTGCAAAGTTTGCACTACGTCAGCCCAGGAATTGAGCCGAAGGCAGTGCAGAATTTGCACCACGGTAGTGCAGAAAATGCACCACAGGTAGTGCAGAATTTGCACCAGGGTAGTGCAAACGCTGCACCCGAACTAGATTCAAAGAACAAGAAGAAGAGTAATAAGACTCAAGAGAACCGAATCGCGCCCGCGCATACGCACGAGGCTTCCGCAGCCGCAGCCGCCGCTGCCGATCCCGAACTTCAAGCGCTTTTTGCCGATTTTCAAGAAAACATCGGTGCACTGACGGCGATGGCGAAACAGGTAATCGGGGAGCTCGTGGCAGAGCACAGTACCGACCAGATCCGCAAGGCGATCCAGGAGGCCGTGATCTACGAGAAGCGCAGCCTCGCATACGTCCGGCGCGTCCTGCACGCCTGGAAGCGCGATGTCCAGGCAGCAGAACGGATAGTCTTCTCGAAGCCAAGCTGTTCGACTTCAAAGTCAGAACCTGCCACAGAGATAAACTCCGTATCGGATTTGTGCTGGCCGCCGTCAGATCTGGACAAGGACTTACCCACAGCGTCCGACACAAACGATCCCGCGATGGTCGCCTGGAATGCGATCAGCGATAGGCTGCTGCAGCTTGGCCGCTTGACGCGCCTAGTGACGCCAGTCGGCCTCGTCGGTCATGTGCTGACGGTGAGGGTTTCGGACGAGCGAACATACTCGGTGCTGACTGATACCCAGCGCCATTTAGTGGCACATGCCGTGCAGAGTGTTTTGGGCGAAAAAGCGTTGCTGCATGTTGAGTTGGTCGGGCGGAAAACAAGTGCGGCGTGACAAGACGACTTTGCTAACCGAGGTGCGGAATATCTCGTCTCTACAGCAGTCTAGCTACCGGTCCCCGGCTGATTTTGCAGAATAAGCGTGATTCTGACTCCAACGGACATCGTCAGTAAGTGGACTTTAGAGGGCCGTGAACGTATAGGGTCATCAAGCTGCCGGTCGTCTCGACGGGTACTCCTTAAGCCAGACGCAGAGGCAACCATTGTTGCGGAATAGCATAGGCTGCGTCTGCCGGAGATTCCGCCGAGGCTTGTACTCGGCAGGTATCAGGGTTTAGTCCGCGACTGTGGCGGTCACGTCACCGGCCCTCGTAAGCGCATGGATAGGTTTTTTCGGGGAATTTCGTCGACATCTGCTGTGCAAAGCTATCGAGATCGATGAAGGGGAGGTGAAACATATCCCGCCACGGCCGGTGTGCCTCGTAAATGTAAACGCCCTTAGGCTTGAGCAGCTCGACCCATCGCGGAATTGCTTCGGCGTCATCCGGCTCAACCGCGAAGAGCAGCGTATCCGCAGGATGATTCCGTGCAACGCGTTCGACCTCCGCCGCATTTGTGAGACGGTGCATGCCTTCGGAGTAGTTTAGTGCCGACGTACCATCGGGGTAAGCGATGTGGAAACCGAGCTGCGGCGCGTTCATGGGCAGACTCAATCCCAACATACCGATGCGAACTAATTGGATCGGATGCGTCAAGAGCTGAAAGAGGTACTCGGTCTTCTCGCGCAGCCCTGGAGGCAAAAGAGGCATGTGTACCCATTGAAACACGGTGACGACGACCCCCGCAACGGTGACGCTGTCTCCGTCACCAACAGGATGCACGTTCTCTGACGCAAGGATCCCGTTCCGGTTGATATGCCTAATGACCTCTGCCGATGAGATCAGGTGAACATTCGGCAGGTGAGGACGCGCCTCCGGGGATTCCAGAAACGACTGGAGTGATCCAGCGTGCTCAGGATGTCCGTGGGTTAAGCAAAACAGCTTTGGCAGGTTACTGTCCAACGCGTCCCAACTGACGTCTTCCCCGTACAGGTCGAAGCCGACCTGCACACCGCCATACTGCAGGGTAATTGCGGACCAACCGAAATATTGAATCTGCATCGTCCATGTCCTCATGTTCGCGAATTCAATCGCAACGGTTTTCCGCCTATGCGAGGCGCTCGGGAAGAACTCGTTAGCCCAACTCCCAGTTCCCTGCATTCCGCGGCGGCGTATCTCTTGAAGTCTCAAGGTAGCCCAGGCATGTGTGGCAGGCTGCAATCGTGCAGCCGCACCAAAGTTGGGCGTTGTCTGACACGCCCACTACCGCTGGGCCGCGTAGATCCCGAGTGTCATAACCGTTGATCTCCAAAGCTCACGAGTAACGCCCTGAATCCGGCGCAGCATGCGCCTCTTGGTGCGTGCGATACATCATCCGAGCTACGCGAATCGCGCCAAAAACGAGTCTCGGAATATGTGGTTTTAAAAGATACTGGGGACGGTACAGTTTGAGCCGCCACACCGCACGCAGGACTATTCGGACGTAGTATTTCTGGATTAGCCGGTACATCTTTTCCGGTGGAAGATTGGTCGTCGGAAGAACGAAGTGTGCCAGATCGTAGACTTCGCGGTTATGCGTCGTGACCTTATCTTTCATCTCCTGGTGAAAACCTGTTCCAGGCAGCGGCGTAAGCGGCGTTAGCTCGGTCAGTGCGATGTTGCGATGGCGGCGGACATAGGCGTCGATACGCCGGAAGTCTTCTTCGGTGTAGTCCGGCATGATCAAGAACCCCGCACTCAGCACGATACCGTTCTTGGCGAGAATTTCGATCGCTGCCTCATTAGTTTGGACGCTGGTCCTTTTGTTGACTTCTTTAATGCGCTTATCGTCGATCGCCTCAAGTCCTGTCATAACCATGACCAACCCGATGCTTGCCCACTTCGTAAACACCTCCGGGTTGTTTACGACGCAGTCTGCGCGTGTATAGGCAAAGTAACGCTTGCGGATCCCTGCGGCTTTGATCAATTCATACAATCGCTCCATGCGTTTCACGTCAATGAACGTGTGATCATCACAGAACATGATGAAGTCTTCCTTGATCGTTTTGAGATCCTCAACGATCAACTCGGGGGAGCGCGTGATGAAGTGACGCTTCGTGAAATGCTGGCACGAACAGAAGTTGCAAGGGAACGTGCATCCTAACGAGGTCTGGATCGATGCAACCGAATTTTCGAACAGATAGAAATAGCGCGAGCGATACTTCTGCGTCAGCGCCCGATTAGGCTGTGGCATATGATCAAGGCTGGTGGGCAGTGGACGCGGCCCGGTGAGATAGAACGCCCCTGCACGCCGCAGGCCCAGACCGGGAATATCGTCGAAGTTCTTCTCTTGCCGCTGTTCCCATCGCGAAACAAGCTCGCGGAACGCTGGTACACCCTCACCGATGACCACTACGTCAATAAAGGGAGCATCGAATTCGTGCGGGCACAGCGTCGCATGGTGCCCACCGACGATCGTCAGCGTGTTCGGATTGGCTTTTTTGGCAGTCTCTAATACATGCTGCGCGGTGTAGGTTTGCACAACCTGCGCGCTCACGCCGACAATGTCAGGGTTAAATCGCCGCAGTGCGCCTTCCAGATTAGTGTCCATCTCCATATCGAGCAGTTCGACATCGTGATGCGGGACAGACGCCCCAATAATCTCCAATCCAAGCGGCTCAATCTTCGCCAAATGCTTTAGTCCAACGGTCAATTTGCCGCTAGGGGGGTTAACAAGCAGGATTCTCATAATGAACGGCACTCGCTACAGGCAACAGGATCCAACGCCAATAATGCGAGAGATCTCGCAGGCTTGGATCTCTACTATGATTGTGAGGTATCAAACGGTATGTGACCCAGATCACACGGTCACAACATTGATTCTTTGCCCGGTGTCGGAATTACGAGCACGATTGACTGTATCGGTGCGTTCTAAAACCGACAGCGACTGCAGTCGGGACTCGCCTATGTCAGCCCATCTCACTATGTCGCGTAAATCATCTTGTTCTATTCAGTCGGGTTAGTGACCTTAGCGAAACAAACCTAGAGTGCCCCGCGTTCAACTGGTACTCCAATGAGATTTCCCCATTCCGCCCAGGAGCCATCATATTCGCGAACATTGGGATAACCAACCAGATATTTCAGGACAAACCATAGGTGAGTTGACAATCCGCCGCGCACGCAGTAGGTGATGATTTCCTTATCGGGGGTGATGCCTTTGCTGCTAAACAAGGCGCGCAGTGCATCGGCTGATTTGAATGTCCCATCGCTGTTCGTCGTCGGCATAATCCAACGGCGGAACTGGCCGTTATCCAACTCTGCCGCCGTGGGTACATTTACCGCACCTGGAATATGGCCGCCGACGGTTCCACCCATGGGGTCGTCGCCACTGTACATCTTTACTGTACGCGCATCTACTAGAAGCCGGTTGGTCTTGCCAATTCCTTCCAGAACGAGGTCACGGTGAGCCCGTAGCGTCCAGTCCGGTTTTTTCAGTCTGTAATCGGTTGGCCGGAAGGTCGGGACTTCAGTGGCAAGAGGGCGGTTTTCGCGTGTCCACTTGGTCCGTTCGCCATCCAGCAGCCGGGCATCAGGATGCCCGTATATTTTGAGCACCCATAGTGCCATCGCTGCCAGCAGGTTACCGACGTCATCATAGAGCACTATGGTTGTTTCCCGAGCAACTCCAGCCCGCGCGAGCTGGACCTCCAGGTCCGCTTTCCTGATAACTTC includes:
- a CDS encoding ParB N-terminal domain-containing protein codes for the protein MMTNNKGMVHKNQPTRIDELLNSVTEDMMTHVPQQFRDDALRVERLLLEVVRPDPVQPRRVLPEHLHFDFHAGRRTPTQALRGLVQIVQISARQRGRPFTNVLELLPNPDAEEDDANAALSPEEQLLHDLVNLAVTIRDDGQVNPLTVVNVSHGVVQQFRIETGERRYWATWLLRDFIPNYAGDGMIPCIVIPAERSSVFRQARENTARSGLSAVALARQAALLLLTVHGFEIPAGAVTHDFYRQALNLDLRGKREYTEMILSAMGGVSRGQFSHIKLLLKLSDDALELADRHGVEEGKLRHLLEMPPEYHAELVRQIVDFNLSAKQVRELCEDNEMNEESEQAFEKLPASAIKIAKLTQIVSTFTANDIASALIRQEGDADIAFARLQALQRIVSDALKFLSAK
- a CDS encoding helix-turn-helix domain-containing protein, whose product is MPIGEATKAARVPFTRIPDAVLLDEHLTPIQFRIYVVIARRADRESASAFPSYNTIAQDANISRRSAINGVKALVKAGYLAKRPQESGQGDATSNLYTISGEGSEIFALRSVPSGKVVQSLHYVSPGIEPKAVQNLHHGSAENAPQVVQNLHQGSANAAPELDSKNKKKSNKTQENRIAPAHTHEASAAAAAAADPELQALFADFQENIGALTAMAKQVIGELVAEHSTDQIRKAIQEAVIYEKRSLAYVRRVLHAWKRDVQAAERIVFSKPSCSTSKSEPATEINSVSDLCWPPSDLDKDLPTASDTNDPAMVAWNAISDRLLQLGRLTRLVTPVGLVGHVLTVRVSDERTYSVLTDTQRHLVAHAVQSVLGEKALLHVELVGRKTSAA
- a CDS encoding cobalamin-dependent protein (Presence of a B(12) (cobalamin)-binding domain implies dependence on cobalamin itself, in one of its several forms, or in some unusual lineages, dependence on a cobalamin-like analog.), which translates into the protein MAKIEPLGLEIIGASVPHHDVELLDMEMDTNLEGALRRFNPDIVGVSAQVVQTYTAQHVLETAKKANPNTLTIVGGHHATLCPHEFDAPFIDVVVIGEGVPAFRELVSRWEQRQEKNFDDIPGLGLRRAGAFYLTGPRPLPTSLDHMPQPNRALTQKYRSRYFYLFENSVASIQTSLGCTFPCNFCSCQHFTKRHFITRSPELIVEDLKTIKEDFIMFCDDHTFIDVKRMERLYELIKAAGIRKRYFAYTRADCVVNNPEVFTKWASIGLVMVMTGLEAIDDKRIKEVNKRTSVQTNEAAIEILAKNGIVLSAGFLIMPDYTEEDFRRIDAYVRRHRNIALTELTPLTPLPGTGFHQEMKDKVTTHNREVYDLAHFVLPTTNLPPEKMYRLIQKYYVRIVLRAVWRLKLYRPQYLLKPHIPRLVFGAIRVARMMYRTHQEAHAAPDSGRYS
- a CDS encoding sulfurtransferase, which produces MSDYAYPDVIVTTQWAGEHLQDPAVRFIELGFSADSYDAGHIPGAVGWIWNGNVLQSGEREVIRKADLEVQLARAGVARETTIVLYDDVGNLLAAMALWVLKIYGHPDARLLDGERTKWTRENRPLATEVPTFRPTDYRLKKPDWTLRAHRDLVLEGIGKTNRLLVDARTVKMYSGDDPMGGTVGGHIPGAVNVPTAAELDNGQFRRWIMPTTNSDGTFKSADALRALFSSKGITPDKEIITYCVRGGLSTHLWFVLKYLVGYPNVREYDGSWAEWGNLIGVPVERGAL